A region from the Vicia villosa cultivar HV-30 ecotype Madison, WI linkage group LG3, Vvil1.0, whole genome shotgun sequence genome encodes:
- the LOC131658397 gene encoding uncharacterized protein LOC131658397: MREKCNTASVRETSDKASFNGQRKFPEGISSCQLFLSAPCYRLVGKGKVHNTVGDLLHHRPLPDGHLKVSVDVVVDHDAMLPVPDLVSETTLLRDAIGSFVAWPSELIVISDEIAPIKPANKGKGILQEEESVASLKEASARESQQVTQHVRTVPPTGPPKPAGKKGGAFVPRYRSTLATMVDMSDLKDGALREIVMDESVFGIEFKSLIELDDLEEIFKHDQLGVNNMHSYIRLLYDRVLRGTPLSNRFRFVSSAHCSGMAIASERESVRQRLVDRFMSTGNTECLHLWAYNTRPVGAHWLLLAINPIREVVYYLNSVNGEWTNYQAMKDIVDLSIQVFRSQRDAQVSRTKSSNITWIQFWLFISMAH, translated from the exons atgagagaaaagtgcaatactgcatcggtgagagaaactagtgataaagctagtttcaacggtcaaagaaaatttcccgag ggcatttcttcttgccaactattcTTATCGGCACCgtgttatcgcctagttggcaagggaaaagtgcacaacactgtgggagatttacttcaccatagaccgctcccggatggacacctgaaagtatcggtggatgttgtagtagatcatgatgcgatgctaccggtacctgacttggtctcagagacgacattgctgcgagatgcaataggatcatttgttgcatggccctcggagctcattgtcattagtgatgag attgctcctataaaacccgcaaataagggtaaagggattttacaggaggaggagtctgttgcatcactaaaagag gcatccgctcgggagtcacaacaagtgacgcagcatgttcgtaccgtaccacccactggtcctccgaagccagcgggaaaaaaaggcggtgcttttgtgcctcggtaccggtcgacgctcgcaacaatggttgatatgtccgatttgaaggacggtgctttacgtgaaatcgttatggatgagagtgtcttcggtattgaattcaagtcacttattgaacttgatgacttggaggagatttttaagcatgatcaactaggcgtcaataacatgcactcatacatccg gttgttgtatgacagagtgttgcgcgggactccgttgtctaacagattccgtttcgtgtcttccgcccactgcagcggaatggcaattgcttcggaacgggaatcagttagacagcgattagtcgatagattcatgtccaccggcaacacagaatgtctgcatctttgggcgtataatacccgaccagtagg agcacactggttgctgcttgctatcaaccctataagggaagtcgtgtattatctgaattcggtaaacggtgaatggaccaattatcaggccatgaaggacatcgttgattt atcaatacaagtgttccgaagtcaacgggacgcacaggtatcccgaactaaatctagcaacattacttggatccaa TTTTGGCTTTTCATATCAATGGCTCACTAG
- the LOC131656177 gene encoding uncharacterized protein LOC131656177 encodes MASDKDAPPANSQENSQERDAPDTNAPPDTEAKEVARGITIMKGIIRHRDQGLVYPLEWNSENQPIGPNSAKLTSYIGTLVRMHIPISVAKWNMKSDDLDNKKKAIWEELQRTFDIPDERKKYILSLAGKRYRGWKAFLTNNYLKDKDGNFLEEAPGRPLKYKIFIDEEDWVKFVNQRDEAFRKRSVTNSA; translated from the exons atggcttcagataaAGATGCTCCACCtgcaaactcacaagaaaactcacaagaaagagatgctccggatacaaatgctccacctgatactgaagcaaaagaagttgcacgaggcatcacgattatgaagggaatcatacgacatagagaccaaggattagtataccctttggaatggaattctgaaaaccaaccaattggtcctaattctgcaaagttgacaagttacattggtacacttgttcgtatgcatattccaatctccgtagctaaatggaatatgAAGAGTGACGACTTGGATAATAAAAAAAaggcgatttgggaagagcttcag aggacctttgacataccagatgagcgtaaaaagtacatacttagtttggccggaaaaagatatagagggtggaaagcttttttgacaaataactatcttaaggataaagatggaaactttcttgaagaggcgccGGGAAGACCACTAAAGTataagatcttcattgatgaagaagattgggttaagtttgtaaatcaaagagatgaagcttttcggaaaaggagtgtcacaaatagcgcgtga